The following coding sequences lie in one Sphaerochaeta sp. genomic window:
- the rsmD gene encoding 16S rRNA (guanine(966)-N(2))-methyltransferase RsmD has protein sequence MRITGGLYRGRTVICPPGVIRPAMDMMRESLFDQLGSLSGHSWLDLFSGSGCVGIEAASRGASPVVLVEMDRIKRPTILKNISFVTSDISLVMADVWDYIPKAERSFHYVYADPPFAMDGKIRLAGAVDQAGLLVPQGLFIIHYPAEEKGSWPEVIGNLRFLDERKYGRSMLRFYRNSKEDA, from the coding sequence ATGCGAATCACAGGTGGACTCTATCGGGGGAGAACGGTCATCTGCCCGCCGGGTGTCATCCGGCCGGCGATGGATATGATGCGGGAATCGTTGTTCGACCAATTGGGAAGCTTGTCAGGCCACAGCTGGCTTGACCTGTTCTCCGGCTCGGGGTGCGTCGGCATCGAGGCGGCAAGCCGCGGCGCCTCCCCGGTCGTCCTGGTGGAAATGGACCGCATCAAACGACCCACGATCCTGAAGAACATCAGCTTCGTGACCAGCGACATCTCCCTGGTGATGGCCGACGTGTGGGACTACATTCCCAAGGCCGAGAGGAGTTTCCACTACGTCTATGCCGATCCTCCGTTCGCCATGGACGGGAAGATACGCCTTGCCGGGGCGGTCGACCAGGCCGGGCTCCTCGTCCCCCAGGGACTGTTCATCATCCATTACCCTGCGGAGGAGAAAGGAAGCTGGCCTGAGGTGATCGGAAACCTCCGGTTTCTGGATGAACGGAAGTACGGACGGAGCATGCTCCGCTTCTACCGCAACAGCAAGGAGGACGCATGA
- a CDS encoding alpha/beta fold hydrolase, translated as MKTTIRLGALIVMAISLVACATPKQTSVAVTAPVEVNIAIPSGGLMIPATLTIPAIESGKTVPAVVMMHGTGSSRDEAGNGYKMLAPELAKAGIASIRFDFPGSGESTASYRLYTNSEAVREASAVADYLRSLPFIDGKRIGVMGWSQGGTDALLAAARDNRFASVLTWAGALEIGDMATEEMRKEAKEKGYTLMTFDWRDPLELSEQWIEEADNDDVLAEVKAIKAPIMMLHGDQDTTVPPTDGQKVKEASSNPDSQWVLIPGADHTFLIFTGDLTAFHLLEEKTVDWFTKTL; from the coding sequence ATGAAAACAACGATTCGATTGGGTGCGCTCATCGTAATGGCCATTTCATTGGTCGCGTGCGCAACACCAAAACAGACCTCCGTTGCGGTGACCGCCCCGGTGGAAGTGAACATTGCCATCCCCTCCGGCGGACTGATGATCCCGGCCACGCTGACGATTCCCGCCATCGAGAGCGGAAAGACCGTTCCGGCGGTGGTGATGATGCATGGCACCGGCAGCAGCCGCGATGAAGCGGGAAACGGCTACAAGATGCTGGCGCCGGAACTGGCAAAAGCGGGCATCGCAAGCATCCGCTTTGACTTCCCCGGCAGTGGAGAATCCACGGCGAGCTACCGCCTGTACACCAACAGCGAGGCCGTCCGGGAAGCCAGCGCCGTCGCTGATTACCTCAGAAGCCTGCCATTCATCGATGGCAAACGCATCGGCGTGATGGGCTGGTCCCAGGGAGGGACCGACGCATTGCTCGCCGCGGCGCGGGATAACCGGTTCGCTTCCGTGCTGACCTGGGCGGGAGCGCTGGAGATCGGGGACATGGCCACCGAGGAAATGCGGAAGGAAGCCAAAGAGAAAGGATACACCCTGATGACCTTTGATTGGCGTGATCCCCTTGAACTGTCCGAACAATGGATTGAGGAAGCGGACAACGATGACGTCCTCGCCGAGGTGAAAGCCATCAAGGCTCCGATCATGATGCTCCATGGTGACCAGGACACCACCGTGCCTCCCACCGATGGCCAGAAGGTCAAGGAAGCGTCGTCCAATCCGGACAGCCAGTGGGTGTTGATCCCCGGCGCCGACCACACCTTCCTGATCTTCACCGGCGACCTGACGGCCTTCCACCTGCTGGAAGAGAAGACGGTCGACTGGTTCACCAAGACACTGTAA
- a CDS encoding exonuclease SbcCD subunit D C-terminal domain-containing protein has protein sequence MRILHTSDWHLGCELYGQRRAEAYDRFLAWLKKTIVTEHVDALLLAGDVFDTANPPHGAEKQYYSFLASLLGTCCKDVVVIAGNHDSPTKLEAAGELLSALNIHVIAEPNEEKLIIPVGSDVVVLAVPFLRPADFLSGVEGESQQEKTVRFSQAVKAYYQKLVDQAKGTYPGRKIIAMGHCFLSGSVVPDDIHGGAVPVGGLENLGTDIFPASVSYVALGHLHIPQKVEKEWIRYSGSPIPISFSEVGRNKEVVLLDTDTDPITIQPIPIPEFSHLEVIRETTVSAMTDRLSLLAKETEPVWVDARYTGEEPVATLTESLQDAVQGTSVSILRISDEARTRRILREQEQAQDISQLSPMDLFTLKCKEEGVTTEQMETLQPLFREIEEAVRKGGGDAHP, from the coding sequence TTGAGAATCCTGCATACCTCCGACTGGCACCTGGGGTGCGAGCTGTACGGACAACGGAGAGCGGAAGCATACGACCGGTTCCTCGCCTGGCTGAAGAAGACCATCGTCACAGAACACGTGGACGCGCTCCTTCTTGCCGGCGATGTGTTCGATACGGCCAATCCCCCGCATGGAGCGGAAAAACAGTATTATTCGTTCCTCGCCTCGCTTTTGGGCACCTGCTGCAAGGATGTGGTGGTCATCGCCGGAAACCATGACTCCCCGACCAAACTGGAAGCGGCCGGAGAGTTGCTCTCCGCACTGAACATCCATGTCATCGCCGAGCCCAACGAAGAAAAGCTCATCATCCCTGTTGGCTCTGATGTCGTCGTACTGGCCGTCCCGTTCCTCCGTCCCGCCGATTTCCTTTCCGGCGTGGAAGGAGAGAGCCAGCAGGAAAAGACGGTACGCTTTTCCCAAGCGGTCAAGGCGTACTACCAAAAGCTGGTCGACCAGGCAAAAGGAACATACCCCGGACGAAAGATCATCGCCATGGGCCACTGCTTCCTCTCCGGCTCGGTGGTTCCGGACGACATCCATGGAGGAGCGGTGCCCGTGGGAGGTCTGGAGAACCTGGGAACGGACATCTTCCCCGCTTCCGTCTCCTACGTCGCCCTGGGGCACCTGCACATCCCCCAGAAGGTGGAGAAGGAATGGATCCGCTACAGCGGCTCCCCCATCCCCATCTCGTTCTCCGAAGTGGGTCGGAACAAGGAAGTGGTGCTGCTGGATACGGATACCGATCCCATCACCATCCAACCCATACCCATCCCGGAATTCTCCCACCTGGAGGTGATCAGGGAAACAACGGTATCGGCGATGACCGACCGTCTCTCCCTTCTGGCCAAGGAAACGGAACCGGTCTGGGTGGACGCCCGATACACCGGGGAGGAACCAGTGGCCACGCTGACGGAAAGCCTGCAGGATGCCGTGCAAGGCACGTCGGTGAGCATCCTGCGTATTTCCGATGAAGCGCGTACCCGGAGGATCCTTCGGGAACAGGAACAAGCCCAGGACATCTCCCAGCTCTCGCCGATGGACCTGTTCACGCTGAAATGCAAGGAAGAAGGCGTCACCACGGAGCAGATGGAAACGCTCCAGCCGTTGTTCCGGGAGATCGAAGAAGCGGTGCGGAAGGGAGGTGGCGATGCGCATCCATAA
- a CDS encoding site-specific integrase, giving the protein MVNDVHKNDLFCDYYEQWVTVYKKGAIRDITMEKYRMTQDWVRKLAPDLKVGELTRIEYQKLLNEYAQAHERQTTMDFHHQLKGAIIDAVDDGLIDRDPTRKAIIKGRQPKAKKVKFLNQFELHTLLASLHLGAHISWDWFILLVAKTGLRFSEALALTPKDFDFTHQMITINKTWNYKGNGGFLPTKNKSSVRKVQIDWQMVIQFSELIKGLPEDAPIFVQGNVYNATVNDILTRYCRQEGLPEITIHGLRHTHASLLLFAGVSIASVARRLGHASMTTTQKTYLHIIHELENKDIDIVMRTLSGLC; this is encoded by the coding sequence ATGGTAAATGATGTGCACAAGAATGATCTTTTTTGTGACTATTATGAACAGTGGGTTACTGTTTATAAAAAAGGTGCGATACGTGACATAACGATGGAAAAGTATCGCATGACGCAGGATTGGGTAAGAAAGCTTGCGCCGGATTTGAAAGTTGGAGAGTTGACCAGGATTGAGTATCAGAAGCTTTTGAACGAATACGCCCAGGCTCATGAACGACAGACCACGATGGATTTTCACCATCAGTTGAAAGGAGCGATCATTGATGCGGTGGATGATGGTTTGATCGATCGTGACCCCACGCGAAAAGCAATCATCAAAGGGAGGCAGCCAAAAGCGAAGAAAGTGAAGTTTCTCAATCAGTTTGAACTGCATACGCTTCTTGCTTCACTACACCTTGGGGCTCATATCTCTTGGGATTGGTTCATTTTGCTCGTGGCGAAGACCGGACTCCGGTTTTCGGAAGCGCTGGCTTTGACTCCCAAGGATTTTGACTTCACCCATCAGATGATTACGATCAACAAGACGTGGAATTATAAAGGAAACGGAGGGTTCCTCCCGACGAAGAACAAATCCTCCGTCCGCAAGGTACAAATTGACTGGCAAATGGTCATTCAGTTTTCCGAACTGATCAAAGGATTACCGGAAGACGCGCCGATCTTTGTGCAAGGGAATGTGTACAATGCCACGGTGAATGACATCCTTACACGATATTGCAGACAAGAAGGCTTGCCGGAAATCACCATTCACGGACTTCGTCATACCCATGCGTCCCTGTTGCTTTTTGCCGGTGTCTCCATAGCCAGCGTGGCACGACGTCTTGGGCATGCAAGTATGACAACGACACAGAAAACATACCTTCATATCATCCACGAATTGGAGAACAAGGATATCGACATCGTAATGAGAACCCTCTCAGGACTTTGCTGA
- a CDS encoding GNAT family N-acetyltransferase: protein MIIQDGAIASSLHALPCTVEGQPCRYIVGAATWPRWRRHGMMGALLSFARTHYGVPMALYPEETARDLYGKCGFHSQSIWVYDLPGEEGAIPPSPKVTAETLDAWYHATGPALERDALAWEFFLDEFHQNGVAVDGAYALIRSQSAVEVGYRDREALERLIPALRRRGIQTMVLRQHLPLPYPVRSMLGGMYDDKKLANVFVGEQY, encoded by the coding sequence GTGATCATCCAGGACGGGGCCATTGCCAGCAGCCTGCACGCCCTTCCCTGCACGGTGGAGGGGCAGCCGTGCCGCTACATCGTCGGAGCGGCAACCTGGCCCCGGTGGCGCCGCCACGGCATGATGGGTGCCCTCCTCTCGTTCGCCCGAACCCACTACGGCGTCCCGATGGCCCTGTATCCGGAAGAGACGGCCCGGGACCTGTACGGCAAATGCGGTTTCCACAGCCAGAGCATCTGGGTGTACGATCTTCCTGGGGAAGAAGGGGCGATCCCTCCGTCCCCAAAGGTGACGGCAGAAACGCTCGACGCGTGGTACCATGCCACCGGTCCGGCTCTGGAGCGCGATGCGTTGGCGTGGGAGTTTTTCCTGGACGAATTCCACCAGAATGGCGTGGCGGTGGACGGAGCGTATGCCTTGATCCGCTCCCAAAGCGCCGTCGAGGTGGGCTACCGCGACAGGGAAGCGTTGGAACGGCTCATCCCCGCCCTCCGGCGGCGTGGGATCCAAACGATGGTGCTTCGCCAGCATCTTCCCCTTCCCTATCCTGTCCGGTCGATGCTGGGCGGCATGTACGACGACAAGAAGCTTGCAAACGTCTTTGTGGGGGAACAGTATTGA
- the recG gene encoding ATP-dependent DNA helicase RecG — protein sequence MDGRYLRNLTDGVEKLSGVGPAAQASYREMDIVTKSDLLALSPRSWEDRSVIRPIDQCAEGEYANTRVQVVRHEFFGGRSFAKRTLKVIVRDCEGARRQLSLLCFGRNFLEHTLLVSHFYYLYALIQQFHGVIQSTQFEVVPWPEEDAPPPQFGQILPIYPLRGSLTQRIIRRDVKAVLDSVPRFQDELPASARETFHLMDTDTAIRALHFPTSEDQRVQAQRSLAFDELFYLMWLTRRHRGEEADRTNRPSAPNKLELKCIESLPFHLTEDQMTSLKEIRSDLDSETPMNRLLQGDVGSGKTLVAWLSALHVLPQGRQVAFMAPTELLARQHANSAARLLEPLGIRLAFLTGSVKGKQRTELLEHIKQGEVDIVIGTHALFSKEVEFHDLGYVIIDEQHRFGVDQRLALTGKAKVPDLLLMTATPIPRTLSLTVFGSVNVSTLKTMPPGRKPVITYLVRESSRERMYQSIGVELKRGHQAYFVYPRIDDSGQSDLRDVTSMYDFLKTEYPGVPAALMHSKLEEQEKVDILEKFQKGELRYLVSTSVVEVGIDIPNATCMVIEHAERFGLAALHQLRGRVGRSELQSYCFLVFGDDLTEEAKERLSVMKQTNDGFLIAEKDLAIRGAGDLAGVKQSGFINLKYASLSDIPMLEDVKTYLDEVMAKDPGLLSADHEVIRRTLDESPMYPVETAS from the coding sequence ATGGACGGACGGTATCTGAGGAACCTCACCGACGGGGTGGAGAAGCTCAGCGGGGTCGGTCCGGCGGCACAGGCAAGCTACCGGGAGATGGACATCGTCACGAAGAGCGACCTGCTTGCCCTCTCCCCCCGCTCCTGGGAAGACCGGTCGGTGATCCGGCCCATCGACCAGTGCGCCGAGGGCGAATACGCCAACACCCGGGTCCAGGTGGTCCGTCATGAGTTCTTCGGAGGACGCTCCTTTGCCAAACGTACGCTGAAGGTCATCGTCCGGGACTGCGAGGGAGCCCGGCGCCAGCTCTCCCTGCTCTGCTTCGGCCGCAACTTTCTGGAACACACGCTCCTCGTCTCCCATTTCTACTATCTGTACGCGTTGATCCAACAGTTCCACGGCGTCATCCAGTCCACCCAGTTCGAGGTGGTGCCATGGCCGGAGGAGGACGCGCCGCCTCCCCAGTTCGGCCAGATCCTCCCGATCTATCCACTGCGCGGTTCGTTGACCCAGCGGATCATCCGGCGGGACGTCAAGGCGGTGCTGGACAGTGTGCCGCGCTTCCAGGATGAACTGCCCGCCTCCGCCCGGGAAACGTTCCATCTGATGGACACCGATACGGCCATCCGCGCCCTTCACTTCCCGACAAGCGAAGATCAGCGGGTGCAGGCACAGCGTTCCCTGGCGTTCGACGAACTGTTCTATTTGATGTGGCTGACACGGCGTCACCGTGGCGAGGAGGCGGACCGGACCAACCGGCCCAGCGCGCCAAACAAGCTGGAGTTGAAATGCATCGAGTCCCTGCCGTTCCACCTGACGGAGGACCAGATGACCAGCCTGAAGGAGATACGATCCGACCTGGACAGCGAGACGCCGATGAACCGTCTGCTCCAAGGAGACGTCGGTTCCGGCAAAACCTTGGTCGCCTGGCTGTCCGCCCTCCACGTGCTGCCCCAGGGCAGACAGGTGGCGTTCATGGCGCCGACGGAGCTTCTTGCCCGCCAGCACGCCAACTCTGCCGCCCGGCTCCTCGAGCCGCTGGGAATCCGCCTGGCGTTCCTCACCGGGAGTGTCAAAGGCAAACAGCGGACCGAACTGTTGGAACACATCAAGCAGGGGGAGGTGGACATCGTCATCGGCACCCACGCCCTGTTCTCCAAGGAGGTGGAGTTCCACGACCTTGGCTATGTGATCATCGACGAGCAGCATCGCTTCGGCGTCGACCAGCGCCTGGCGCTGACCGGCAAGGCCAAAGTGCCCGACCTCCTTCTGATGACCGCCACCCCGATCCCCCGGACTTTGTCGCTGACCGTCTTCGGCTCGGTGAACGTCTCCACACTGAAGACGATGCCTCCCGGCAGGAAGCCGGTCATCACCTACCTGGTAAGGGAATCGTCACGGGAGCGGATGTACCAATCCATCGGCGTGGAGCTGAAACGGGGGCATCAGGCGTACTTCGTCTACCCCCGGATCGATGATTCCGGCCAGAGCGACCTGCGCGATGTGACCAGCATGTACGATTTCCTCAAGACGGAGTACCCCGGAGTCCCCGCCGCCTTGATGCACAGCAAGCTGGAGGAACAGGAGAAGGTCGATATCCTGGAGAAGTTCCAGAAGGGGGAACTGCGGTACCTGGTCTCCACCAGCGTCGTCGAAGTAGGCATCGACATCCCCAACGCCACCTGCATGGTCATCGAGCACGCCGAACGGTTCGGGCTTGCCGCCCTGCACCAGCTCCGTGGCCGGGTGGGACGGAGCGAACTGCAGTCGTACTGCTTCCTTGTCTTCGGTGATGACTTGACGGAAGAGGCGAAAGAGCGTCTCTCCGTGATGAAACAGACCAACGACGGCTTCCTCATCGCCGAGAAGGATCTGGCCATCCGGGGTGCCGGTGACCTTGCCGGTGTCAAGCAGAGCGGGTTCATCAACCTGAAGTACGCGTCCCTCTCCGACATCCCGATGCTGGAAGACGTGAAAACCTACCTGGATGAGGTGATGGCAAAGGATCCCGGACTCCTGTCCGCCGACCACGAGGTCATCCGCCGCACGCTGGATGAATCCCCGATGTACCCGGTGGAGACGGCAAGCTGA
- a CDS encoding L-ribulose-5-phosphate 4-epimerase produces MEELKQRVYQANMDLVKNGLVLFTWGNASGMDRESGCFVIKPSGVDYATLKPEDMVVVDLKGDVVEGKYRPSSDTATHLEIYKQFPQVGGIVHTHSTYATSWAQAGRSIPCYGTTQADYFYGDIPCARSLTTDEIKNDYEKNTGLVICETFRDTDILAVPGVVCVNHGPFAFGKDPEEAVYHATVLEQCAKMAFLTEEINPRVRTAQQAILDKHYLRKHGKNAYYGQKST; encoded by the coding sequence CTGGAAGAACTGAAACAGCGCGTCTATCAAGCGAATATGGATCTGGTGAAAAACGGACTGGTGCTGTTCACCTGGGGCAACGCCAGCGGCATGGATCGGGAAAGCGGTTGCTTCGTCATCAAGCCAAGCGGCGTGGACTACGCCACCCTGAAGCCGGAAGACATGGTGGTGGTTGACCTGAAAGGGGATGTGGTGGAAGGAAAATACCGCCCGTCAAGTGACACGGCGACCCATCTTGAGATCTACAAGCAGTTCCCGCAGGTAGGAGGAATCGTCCACACCCACTCCACCTACGCCACATCATGGGCCCAGGCGGGACGGAGCATTCCCTGTTACGGAACCACCCAGGCGGATTACTTCTACGGAGACATCCCCTGCGCCCGTTCCCTGACGACGGATGAAATCAAGAACGATTACGAAAAGAACACCGGCCTTGTGATCTGCGAGACGTTCCGTGACACGGACATTCTGGCCGTGCCGGGAGTCGTCTGCGTCAACCACGGTCCGTTCGCCTTTGGAAAAGATCCCGAAGAAGCCGTCTACCACGCCACCGTCCTTGAACAGTGCGCAAAGATGGCGTTCCTCACCGAGGAGATCAACCCACGGGTACGGACGGCGCAGCAGGCCATTCTGGACAAGCACTACCTCCGCAAGCACGGCAAGAACGCCTACTACGGCCAGAAGAGCACATAA
- a CDS encoding NUDIX domain-containing protein, which yields MEIWDIYDRNGLKTGRTIERGAQCQNGEYHKAVHVCLFNSKGSLLIQKRTANKEAWPGLWDVSSGGSVLSGEESRDAAGRETKEELGVEIVFDRPALTMYSSKRSMTSTWSSVILHVMKVKLQESEVAEVRGANERDIREMIKDGSFIPYHVNLIKLLFDLRHTQSIHTR from the coding sequence ATGGAGATTTGGGATATCTACGACAGGAATGGCCTGAAGACAGGCAGGACGATCGAGCGTGGCGCGCAGTGCCAGAATGGGGAATACCACAAGGCGGTGCATGTCTGCCTGTTCAACAGCAAGGGAAGCCTGTTGATCCAGAAACGTACCGCCAACAAAGAGGCGTGGCCTGGGCTGTGGGATGTTTCTTCCGGCGGCAGCGTGCTCTCCGGAGAGGAAAGCAGGGACGCCGCGGGAAGGGAAACCAAAGAGGAACTGGGCGTGGAGATCGTCTTTGACCGTCCTGCGCTGACGATGTACTCTTCGAAACGATCCATGACTTCTACGTGGTCGTCCGTGATCTTGCACGTGATGAAGGTGAAGCTGCAGGAGTCCGAGGTGGCCGAGGTGCGCGGTGCCAACGAGCGGGACATCCGGGAGATGATCAAGGATGGGTCGTTCATCCCGTACCACGTCAATTTGATCAAACTGCTGTTCGACCTGAGGCACACCCAGTCGATCCATACCCGTTAG
- a CDS encoding YggT family protein translates to MYVPQNPTVLMHIANVFAALISVYMFLIWIRVILTWVRIPGQMMENPVLSFLRRIIDPYLSWFSPLTGLKRSNFDLTPLAALAVLSILQSILRMFGTYGRLTIGMVLAMLVQTLWGYLVSPLFWFFLIILIVRVVYCYHRSPTTMYTIKVLDSMIGDLLDFVQRLFFGRKAVNNRTLVWSTLVFTLVMYLLAKYLMGLLVSALVRL, encoded by the coding sequence ATGTACGTACCACAGAATCCCACCGTATTGATGCATATCGCCAACGTGTTCGCCGCGTTGATCAGCGTCTACATGTTTCTCATCTGGATCCGGGTGATCCTCACCTGGGTGCGCATCCCCGGCCAGATGATGGAGAATCCCGTCCTGTCCTTCCTGAGGAGAATCATCGATCCGTATCTTTCCTGGTTCTCCCCGCTCACCGGACTGAAACGGTCCAACTTCGACCTGACGCCGCTTGCCGCCCTGGCCGTCCTGTCCATCCTGCAGAGTATCCTCCGGATGTTCGGAACCTATGGACGGCTTACCATCGGCATGGTGCTTGCCATGCTGGTCCAGACGCTTTGGGGGTATCTGGTAAGCCCCCTGTTCTGGTTCTTTTTGATCATTCTGATCGTCCGTGTGGTGTACTGCTACCACCGCTCCCCCACCACGATGTACACCATCAAGGTTCTGGACTCGATGATCGGGGACCTGCTTGATTTCGTCCAACGGCTGTTCTTCGGCCGCAAGGCGGTGAACAACCGGACATTGGTCTGGAGCACGCTGGTGTTCACCTTGGTCATGTACCTCCTGGCCAAGTACCTGATGGGGCTGCTGGTCTCGGCTCTGGTGCGGCTGTAA
- a CDS encoding restriction endonuclease subunit S translates to MTYSWEQRKLSELGKVLTGNTPPTSERENWAKDENDYVWITPTDINALKMSGSERHLTAVGWGKARFVPSNSVLITSIASIGKNAINTVPAAFNQQINAIVPIGNSAYFILTAMENEKARFAGLAGKTATAIINKTEFEKFSFLVPKLQEQERISGFFENFDNLITLHQRKPYIYTNQQSPERVLITMSISLFSNSWMI, encoded by the coding sequence TTGACTTATTCATGGGAACAGCGTAAGCTCAGTGAGTTGGGTAAGGTTCTTACAGGGAATACACCACCTACTTCTGAAAGAGAAAATTGGGCAAAAGATGAGAACGACTACGTTTGGATTACCCCAACAGATATAAATGCGCTTAAGATGTCAGGTTCGGAACGGCATTTGACTGCAGTCGGATGGGGAAAAGCGAGATTTGTTCCTTCTAATTCTGTTCTTATTACGAGTATTGCATCCATTGGTAAAAATGCTATAAATACAGTTCCAGCAGCGTTTAATCAACAGATAAATGCAATCGTTCCGATTGGAAATAGTGCATATTTTATTTTAACAGCTATGGAAAATGAAAAAGCTCGATTTGCAGGATTGGCAGGAAAGACAGCAACAGCAATAATTAATAAAACTGAGTTTGAAAAGTTTTCGTTTTTAGTTCCGAAACTTCAAGAACAAGAGCGGATTAGTGGATTTTTTGAAAATTTCGATAACCTTATCACCCTTCATCAGCGTAAGCCGTATATTTATACCAATCAGCAAAGTCCTGAGAGGGTTCTCATTACGATGTCGATATCCTTGTTCTCCAATTCGTGGATGATATGA